A DNA window from Gigantopelta aegis isolate Gae_Host chromosome 4, Gae_host_genome, whole genome shotgun sequence contains the following coding sequences:
- the LOC121369807 gene encoding protocadherin Fat 4-like has translation MKTGIVTLGRVLDADTVNFYSLTIIVEDHGLPSLTSTGTLIINVEDVNDHHPRFSSDIGYKSSLLEHTSSANASETLTLKLVPALAVFDDDITSNASDIRFRLDGNESGKFSVDEVSGEITVAAKTTFDSDTKNKYLLKLIAEDEYGLGLSSATIVEVFIEDINDNAPVFNEMYVFNVTSSAVIGSQVGRVMATDADSSPQNSAILYFIESGGYGKFRVDSQTGLIRVSSSLVQEPFKDAYELNITAVDLGNPPLSSQTTVQIVVDTSDNKPAVIAPSQNFHLPENASIGDVVGLISLGNVTSDDLEFRLAMSNIPFKMNATSGEILLTSSVDREQTDEVSFTVDIVNHGVPTFTVTTEVKVTIDDVNDNWPQFSAPGGYRGVIVEYTDTMMTDGLVSLNQLIHVTDKDVTEVNRNVSISLSGVGADLFVLDEANGEIRVKQPHLLDFEQTTVYNLQLTATDCGGGGLSTSTNLTIEVEDVNDNGPQFEQNYTFSISPSVQMGSSVGNITAVDLDSSERNNQVTYILLRGGFGKFFIHPDTGEITTTDSLTHEPPIEKFYLEVVALDNGFPRQTTSTVVEVNVAVNHKPTMPLKQEFNVDENVVNGTEVGIVMANDTDIVSGGWQNLTFYMEDNTVPFTIDEETGLIQIAGDIDREVEDRFFFSVFVVDSGTPRYTATSAVVVYVNDVNDNAPVLSGGDLYLGTVKEDDVWANGSQIVQMGLNITAIDLDATSENQQVVLLLDGPGSEMFYLNNETGTVHLTKPGSVDRELNETFYLRILAIDKGGKGLTSSATLKIDVEDVNDNFPKFVQSEFKCTLSSLVGPGDVVGRVTAHDDDATEPNNQLLYLLTNDTLGKFRVDINTGDLIVLESFFSRPRRDEYSLTVEARDMGFPSRTSYTKVTVSAPDLQYNDYPPDIRITSFVIKEELPIGTIIGNLDVVDKDVENTTENIVDLELITNDIDPVPFEVQPTGSIVTTGKIDRDSKTTGKRYFNFKVCATDKGTPPFNVTRDISVIIEDVNDNPPTFTMRKYEHMISDSFPTRTVIATPFAFDSVDETDSVYEYSIAGGKAGVIHIDKSTGVVITTDKAKTLKPDTLTYTVKAVDKENNQLSAEAKLIIKVIKSESPCK, from the exons ATGAAGACTGGCATTGTGACACTGGGGAGAGTACTTGATGCTGATACAGTCAACTTCTATTCCCTGACCATCATTGTTGAGGATCATGGACTACCCTCACTGACTTCAACTGGAACTCTCATCATTAACGTGGAAGATGTGAATGACCATCATCCGAGATTCAGCTCAGACATTGGCTACAAATCTTCCCTTCTGGAGCATACGTCATCAGCAAATGCATCAGAGACACTAACCCTTAAGCTg GTGCCAGCGTTGGCCGTGTTTGATGATGACATCACAAGCAATGCCAGTGATATCCGCTTCAGGCTAGATGGTAATGAGTCAGGAAAATTCTCTGTCGATGAAGTGTCAGGAGAAATAACTGTGGCAGCTAAAACAACCTTCGATTCTGACACAAAGAACAAATATTTGCTGAAG TTGATTGCGGAAGATGAGTATGGTTTAGGACTTTCCTCGGCCACCATAGTAGAAGTGTTTATCGAGGACATCAATGACAACGCTCCAGTCTTCAATgagatgtatgtctttaacGTCACGTCATCAGCTGTGATTGGATCACAGGTTGGAAGAGTGATGGCCACCGATGCAGACTCTTCACCTCAGAATAGTGCCATTCTGTACTTCATCGAAAGTGGTGGATATGGAAAATTCAGAGTAGATTCACAGACAG GTTTGATACGGGTGTCAAGCAGTCTTGTACAGGAACCATTTAAAGATGCCTATGAGCTGAACATCACAGCTGTTGATTTGGGAAACCCACCTTTATCATCCCAGACAACTGTTCAAATTGTGGTAGATACATCTGATAACAAACCAGCAGTAATTGCTCCATCTCAAAACTTCCACCTCCCTGAAAATGCAAGCATTGGAGATGTTGTTGGTCTGATATCTCTTGGAAATGTTACATCAGATGACTTGGAATTCAGGCTGGCTATGTCAAATA TTCCCTTCAAAATGAATGCAACAAGTGGAGAAATACTGCTAACATCCTCAGTGGATCGCGAACAGACAGACGAGGTTTCATTCACAGTTGACATTGTCAATCATGGTGTCCCCACCTTCACAGTCACCACAGAGGTCAAGGTGACCATTGATGACGTCAATGATAACTGGCCACAGTTTTCAGCTCCTGGAGGATACAGAGGGGTGATTGTGGAGTATACAGATACCATGATGACAGATGGTTTGGTGTCACTG AATCAACTGATCCATGTGACAGATAAGGATGTAACTGAAGTGAACCGCAATGTGAGCATCTCCCTGTCTGGAGTGGGAGCTGACCTGTTTGTCTTGGATGAAGCCAATGGAGAGATCCGGGTGAAACAGCCACACCTGCTGGACTTTGAGCAGACAACCGTCTATAATCTACAG CTCACAGCCACTGATTGTGGTGGAGGAGGATTGAGCACCTCGACAAATCTGACAATAGAAGTAGAAGACGTCAATGACAATGGACCACAGTTCGAGCAGAATTACACATTTTCTATCTCCCCGTCCGTACAGATGGGTTCGTCAGTTGGAAACATAACGGCGGTCGATCTGGATTCATCGGAGCGGAATAACCAAGTCACTTACATCTTACTGAGAGGAGGatttggaaagttttttattCACCCAGACACAG gggAGATAACCACTACTGATTCACTGACACACGAACCTCCCATTGAGAAGTTTTATTTGGAGGTGGTAGCTCTAGATAATGGTTTTCCCAGACAGACAACATCAACTGTTGTTGAGGTGAACGTAGCTGTCAATCACAAGCCAACGATGCCTCTAAAGCAGGAATTCAATGTTGATGAAAATGTTGTGAACGGCACTGAGGTCGGCATCGTTATGGCCAACGACACAGACATTGTATCAGGTGGCTGGCAAAATCTGACATTCTACATGGAGGATAATACAG TGCCTTTCACCATTGACGAGGAAACGGGACTCATTCAGATAGCTGGTGACATTGACAGAGAGGTGGAAGACAGGTTCTTCTTCAGCGTGTTTGTCGTGGACAGTGGCACACCTCGGTACACTGCGACATCGGCAGTTGTTGTGTATGTCAATGACGTGAATGACAATGCCCCAGTTCTCTCTGGAGGAGACCTCTATCTGGGAACGGTCAAGGAAGATGATGTTTGGGCTAACGGCAGTCAAATAGTTCAGATG ggaCTGAATATCACAGCAATTGACCTTGATGCGACCTCTGAGAACCAGCAAGTTGTGTTGCTGCTGGATGGGCCGGGAAGTGAGATGTTTTACCTGAACAATGAGACTGGTACTGTACATCTGACCAAACCAGGATCAGTGGACCGAGAGTTAAAcgagacattttatttaagg ATTCTTGCTATTGACAAAGGGGGTAAAGGGTTAACATCAAGTGccacattaaaaatagatgttGAAGATGTGAATGACAACTTCCCCAAGTTTGTCCAATCGGAGTTCAAATGTACACTGTCATCATTGGTGGGGCCTGGTGATGTTGTAGGAAGAGTTACTGCCCATGATGATGATGCCACAGAACCAAATAACCAGTTGCTCTATTTACTGACCAATGACACACTAGGAAAGTTCAGAGTCGACATTAATACAG GAGATCTGATTGTCCTGGAAAGTTTTTTCTCCAGACCTAGACGAGATGAGTACAGCCTGACTGTGGAAGCCAGAGATATGGGATTTCCATCACGGACGTCTTACACCAAGGTGACAGTGAGCGCTCCAGATCTCCAGTACAACGATTACCCACCCGACATCAGAATTACGTCCTTCGTGATCAAGGAGGAGTTACCCATAGGAACAATAATAGGAAATCTTGATGTTGTGGACAAGGACGTGGAAAACACCACTGAGAATATTGTCGACTTGGAACTGATAACAAATGACATTG ATCCTGTACCATTTGAAGTACAGCCAACTGGATCCATTGTCACTACTGGTAAAATTGACAGGGACTCGAAAACTACTGGAAAACGATATTTCAACTTCAAAGTCTGTGCTACTGATAAAGGGACTCCACCATTCAATGTAACTCGAGACATCAGTGTTATAATCGAAGATGTGAATGACAATCCACCGACATTTACTATGAGGAAATATGAACATATGATATCAGATAGTTTTCCCACAAGAACAGTTATAGCAACTCCATTTGCTTTTGACAGTGTAGATGAAACCGATTCGGTCTATGAATATTCAATAGCGGGTGGCAAAGCAGGAGTGATTCACATTGATAAGTCCACAGGTGTTGTCATAACAACCGACAAAGCAAAAACACTGAAGCCAGATACCTTGACATACACTGTAAAGGCTGTTGACAAAGAAAACAACCAACTTTCAGCTGAAGCCAAATTAATAATCAAAGTCATCAAGTCTGAATCACCATGTAAATGA